The region GGAGTTCAATGTCGAGAACAATGAACTAATGTTCAACAATGTTCCACTGATGGACATTGTCAAGCAGTACGGTACCCCGCTAAAACTGACGTATTTACCGAAAATTACAGAGCATATTGACCATGCCAAGCTGCTGTTCAAGAATGCCATGAAGCGGTATAATTACAAAGGGAATTACACGTATTGCTATTGTACGAAGTCGTCACACTTTCGGTTTGTACTTGATGAGGTTCTGAAGAACAACGTACACCTCGAAACGTCGTCAGCTTACGATATCCAGATTATAAGGGAGTTATATAAAGCGGAGAAGGTTAGTAAGAGCACCTACATTATCTGTAACGGATATAAACGGCCGCTGTACACGCAATATATAAGTGAACTTCTCAACGAGGGTTTCACAAACTGTATTCCGGTTCTTGATAACCTGAAAGAAATTGAGGCCTACGAAAATTCGGTAACCGCCGAGACAGTCAATTTCGGTATTCGGATTGCCACAGACGAAGAACCTAACTTTGCGTTCTATACCTCCCGCTTAGGAATTCGGTATAGTGATGTGAATGAATTATACCGCAGCAAAATCCAGCCGAATGAAAAGTTCAAGCTTAAAATGCTGCACTTCTTCATTAATACGGGTATTAAAGACAGCGCCTATTACTGGAGCGAATTAAGTCGCTTTATGTATAAGTACTGCGAACTGCGGAAGATGTGTCCAGACCTCGACTCTGTCGATATTGGTGGCGGTATGCCTATCCAGACGTCGTTCCAGTTTACCTACGACTACCAGGCCATGATCGATCAGATCGTGGAAAGTATTCAGTGGATATGCAACAAGAATAACGTACCCGTACCGCATATCTTCACGGAGTTTGGTTCGTATACCGTTGGCGAAAGTGGGGCCGTAATTTATAAAGTGATCGATCAGAAGCTCCAGAACGATAAAGAGTTGTGGTACATGATCGATGGATCGTTCATTACTCAACTACCTGATTCATG is a window of Spirosoma linguale DSM 74 DNA encoding:
- a CDS encoding Orn/DAP/Arg decarboxylase 2 (PFAM: Orn/DAP/Arg decarboxylase 2~KEGG: ftm:FTM_0587 putative arginine decarboxylase), which translates into the protein MKTYYDLIDQTFEFPTREFNVENNELMFNNVPLMDIVKQYGTPLKLTYLPKITEHIDHAKLLFKNAMKRYNYKGNYTYCYCTKSSHFRFVLDEVLKNNVHLETSSAYDIQIIRELYKAEKVSKSTYIICNGYKRPLYTQYISELLNEGFTNCIPVLDNLKEIEAYENSVTAETVNFGIRIATDEEPNFAFYTSRLGIRYSDVNELYRSKIQPNEKFKLKMLHFFINTGIKDSAYYWSELSRFMYKYCELRKMCPDLDSVDIGGGMPIQTSFQFTYDYQAMIDQIVESIQWICNKNNVPVPHIFTEFGSYTVGESGAVIYKVIDQKLQNDKELWYMIDGSFITQLPDSWGLGQKYIMLSVNNWENPYQKVNLGGLTCDSHDFYNTEAHSADLYLPIFDQDTEDQYIGLFHTGAYQESLGGYGGIQHCLIPAPQHVIVDKDDEGNLRTRLFAPEQNSEVMLKILGYGGAEPGMTELEATEAAEEREEEAELIKDEN